The genomic window GAGCAGCGTTTCCGGCGTTGACAGCTCCGACGAGCTCGTTGACGGTTTGTGCGGTTTGGGTCTGCACTTGCGAGTTTTGATCGATGGAGCCCTTGATGTCGGGTGCCGATCCGATTTGTCCCTGGACAGCCTGAAACGCGGACGATCGCTGTTGTGCACTGGTCTGCGTTCCGGCAATCGACGCCGTCAGCGCTGTCGCCGTGTTCACCAACCCCTGATAGACCTTGTCGCCGCGCGTCAAATTTGCGCTTGCCATCTCGCCCGACAAGGACCTGACGAGATTGAGACCGTTCAGGATCGTTGCGGCCGTATTGCCGAAGGAACCAAGATTGCCCCAGGACATCTGACCGCTGAGCAATGAGGAAAAATCGGGCGCATTGCCGATCGAAAACCCGGAGCCAAGGGCCGCACCGGCGATCTCGCTGGTCGACCGGTTTCCGGTGACCGCCGCAAGTGTCCTGTTTACGGTCTGCAGGATGTCGCTGTTCGACGACATGATCTGCGCGGTGTTCGACGCGGTCTTCGTTGCCTGGGACAGGGTCGCCTCGTCGATGACGGGGACCTGCGCAAAAACACTGCCGCAGGGAACCACCGCCATGAGCAGGGACAGGGCATGTCTGGGCAACATCTTCAATGGCTTCATCGTCTGAACTCTCCTACTCATTGCCGTTGATGAACGATACGGAGCCCGGATCGTAGGTCATGACTTTCGATGCAGCGCTTTCCGCTGCTGCCTGGTCGACCAGTCGCTGGTTTCGCAATCGAACCGTTGTCGTCGCCGACTGGATCGCCTGGTTCCAGATCTGGGCGCCCGACAGGCGCGCGGTGGTGTTCTGGTCGAAGGCGCCCTGCAGGGAGTTGGCATTGCCGATTGTCGCTGCCTGGTTTTGAAGTGTCGAGGTATTGGCG from Rhizobium tumorigenes includes these protein-coding regions:
- a CDS encoding type IV secretion system protein, which encodes MKPLKMLPRHALSLLMAVVPCGSVFAQVPVIDEATLSQATKTASNTAQIMSSNSDILQTVNRTLAAVTGNRSTSEIAGAALGSGFSIGNAPDFSSLLSGQMSWGNLGSFGNTAATILNGLNLVRSLSGEMASANLTRGDKVYQGLVNTATALTASIAGTQTSAQQRSSAFQAVQGQIGSAPDIKGSIDQNSQVQTQTAQTVNELVGAVNAGNAALNAEQMRQLAAEAATSAFMTYHPNEVSFVGQ